In the genome of Aureimonas sp. OT7, one region contains:
- a CDS encoding response regulator transcription factor, which yields MDGRTRVLVVDDDADIRNLLSRYLEGQGFSTDLAANRAEAEQKVAAGGIDLVVLDVMLPDGSGLDLCRELKDRRPDLAIILLTALKEDVDRIVGLELGADDYLGKPFNPRELAARIRAVMRRGAERGSEEPETGVYRFSGFTADKTARRVTDEAGQDLDLTGAEFDLLVIFLDRPGRVLSRDTLLDLLHGRSFTDPFDRTIDVTMSRLRRKFGDGGVFRLFKTVRNGGYQFSTQVERVS from the coding sequence ATGGACGGTCGAACCCGCGTGCTGGTGGTCGACGACGATGCGGATATCCGCAATCTTTTGAGTCGCTACCTGGAAGGACAAGGATTCAGTACCGATCTGGCCGCCAACCGCGCGGAAGCGGAACAGAAGGTGGCGGCCGGGGGTATCGATCTCGTCGTTCTCGACGTGATGCTGCCCGATGGCTCCGGGCTGGACCTGTGCCGGGAATTGAAGGACCGTCGGCCGGATCTGGCCATCATCCTCCTGACCGCGCTGAAGGAGGATGTCGACCGGATCGTCGGGCTGGAACTCGGGGCCGACGATTATCTCGGCAAGCCTTTCAACCCGCGCGAGCTGGCGGCGCGCATACGCGCGGTCATGCGGCGCGGCGCCGAGCGCGGTTCCGAGGAGCCGGAAACCGGCGTCTATCGCTTTTCGGGCTTCACCGCAGACAAGACGGCGCGGCGCGTAACGGACGAGGCCGGCCAGGACCTCGACCTGACGGGTGCCGAATTCGACCTGCTGGTCATCTTCCTGGATCGGCCGGGCCGTGTCCTGTCGCGCGATACGCTTCTGGATCTCCTGCACGGGCGCAGCTTCACCGACCCGTTCGACCGCACCATCGACGTGACGATGAGCCGCCTGCGCCGCAAGTTCGGGGATGGCGGCGTGTTCCGCCTGTTCAAGACCGTCCGCAATGGCGGCTACCAGTTTTCGACACAGGTGGAGAGAGTGTCCTGA